From Leishmania mexicana MHOM/GT/2001/U1103 complete genome, chromosome 10:
GACATGCCCCGCAAGCAGGCCGCTCACACGCGCGAGAAGGATGTCGCCTCAGacgccgcaggtgcagcagcggtgcctgaGGCGACCGCTGCGGAAAACAACGGCAAGTACATCCACCCCGAGGCAGCGTCCCTGTTCGCCAGGTGCCCGTGGGTTCGCCGCGTCCCCGTGTTTGGCGAGGCTGTCGAGGGCTACGGGCCCAAGGTCATCGTCGCGCTCGGTGGGTGCTACCTGCTCTGCAAGGGTGTCGCGGATCAGATTCTGCGCGGTCAGACGTACGCCATGATGATGGATCGCTACGGCATCGACGTGGCCCGCTACCAGCGCCTGTCTCCGATTTCGTCCATGGGCTGGTCCATCAAGGCCTTCACCGCCATGCTCTGCGACGGCTTCGCCTTCCTCGGCTACACGAAGCGCTGGTACATGTTCATCtcctgcgtcggcggcgctgctttcGCGCTGATCTACGGCCTTCTTCCGGCGAAGGAGGCGTCGGCTAACGTGGCAGCGGCCTTCATCTTCCTGTCGAGCTGGGGCAAGGCCAACGTGGATATCCTGTCCCAGGGCCACTACAGTCGCCTGATGCGCCAGAACCCGAAGCCTGGCCCGGCGCTGGTGAGCTGGATCTGGTTCTGGATCATGACCGGCTCACTCATCGCGACTGTGATGAACGGCCCGCTCGCGGATGCCGGGAAGCCGCAGATCAGCATCTTCGTgtccgccgcgctgcaggccATCACCTGTGTCTTCTACCTGTTCAACTGGTACGGGGAGAAGAAGAATCGCGTGCTGCGCTCCGAGGACGCGCTGTTCATTCTGGAGGAGACGCGCAAGGAGCGTGAGCGCCTGGGCACCGAGCTGATGGACAAGGGCAAGACGGGTGCGCAGGATGGTGGTGCGAcgaaggggaagaagagccCGCAGCGCTCGCACTCGGATGAGGACGTGGAGGGTGCCGTACGGGATGCCCTCAACGGCAGTCAGCACGACCACGGCGACCTTGTGCAGGACGTctacgacgacgcggatgccgACGGCGAAGAGCTGGCCGAGGACGAGGTGTACTACGGCaagccgccggtgccgtgcCTGTTCGGGCTGTTCGAGGCAAACACGGAGGTGATCTCGAAGAACTGGAAGATCTTCGTGTACAGCGCTGTCATGACCTGTGCTGTGATCGCGATGCTGTGCTGCAACATCCTGGCCGACACGCTGGGCCTCCTGGTTGCGTGCGTCGTTGTGTCGAccatctgctgcgccacgtccTTCTGGGCCCTGCCGCTGGTGATTGCGAAGGCCAACGTCTTCGCATACCTTGATAAGGCTGTTTCCATCCGTGTGAGCGGTCCCCTAAACGCGTTCTACCTGAACACCTACAACTGCCCTGGCAACCTGCCCAACTTCACCTACACCTTCTACAACACGGTGGCTGGCGTCATCAGCAGCGCAGTTGGTGTCGTTGCCGTGACGCTGTTCAACTTCCTGTTCGCGAAGCACAGCTACCGCCTCACCTTCATTGTGACGACAATCATGCAGGTTCTGGCAGTGCTGTTCGACATCATGATGGTGAAGCGCTGGAACCTGCACATTGGCATCCCGGACCACGCCATGTACATCTGGGGCTATACTGTTGTGGGTGAGGTCGTGTACATGCTCGCCTTAATGCCCCTGGTTGTGCTGCTATCTCGCCTGTGCCCTCGTGGCTCGGAGAGTGTGGTGTATGCGCTGATGGCCGGCTTCGCGAGCCTTGGCCAGACCACCGCGGTATCTCTCGGTGCCATTCTTCTAGAGTACGGCCTGCCTGTGTTCAAGAGGCAGGATGACGGCTCTCACTGCAACTACGAAaacctgccgctgctgctgttcctgTGCAGCATgtgcacgccgctgctggcgattCCGCTGAGCATGATACTGCTTCCGAAGGCGCGCATCTGCGACGATATCGATGTGGACGGCAAGGTGGTGCGCCAGGCCGTGGATAAGCAgctcgcagctgctccggTGTCGAGCTCGGACTCGGACACGGTGATGGCCGCCGAGCCGCTTCATGGGTACAAGGCGGATGAGCGCCAGGCGGCGCGCTCGTAGTCGGTGGGTGGACATCGTTCGAGGCAGACGCGGTGCTGAGGTGAGTGGGGCGGCGCATGTACTGTAACGCGCGTCTCCATGGCTACATCGCAGCACGTGAGCGCGCCTCCGGCAGGACGGTGTAGTGAAGGGGTGGGAGGTGTGCACGGGTGGACTCGTGTTGTATGGAAGAGAAAGGGACATCCACATCAGGCGCGatgaggtgtgtgtggtgtcgtGTGTGGtctgatgtgtgtgtgcgttctGGGTCGTGTTTCTGCCGTGTTCAGTGGCACGTAATGTGTTCGTGCGCGGGATGCCGTAGAAGGGAAAGGGCATCGTACGGGGTCTGCGATGCTCATCCGTATTTTCTCTTTGGCGGACACTCTCGCGGTGTCGCTCCTTCTCGTCGGGGTACTTTCTAACGAAGGTAATGTCGAAGAGGTGCGGCACTCCGCTTCGCACAAGAAGAGGTCTTTTTGCGCACCAGCCGACCGTTGCGGATCATGCTCCATTCCACTCCCGCATCgtgggcgggcgggcgggggggggggggtctgCGCAAGAGGTGTCCGTGGGTGTTGTGCGTCCTGTGTGCACGTATGGACGAGTTCTTAAGGCCTTTTATGGGCCTTTGCTTGCCATGTTATCGATCTGGTTTTCTTTTATTCTCCACTGCGCATGCTctcgtcgccatcaccgaTGCCGCCGTTTTCgctggctgtgtgtgtgtgtgttccgtGTCAGTCAACTCCTTACTGTGGGCCCTCGCGGGCAGCGCGGTCTCTTTCTAtgagtgtgtatgtgtagCCTctgggcgtgcgtgtgtctacgCATGCGATGTCGTGATGGTACACGGAGGAAGTGGTGGTgcagagatggagaggaCGAAGTGAcgggagcgagagaaaacaaaacgcacacacagagagaaggacCCCAAACATAccgcacctcctctgcccccgtctcccccctcccccctcccccgatCTCCCTCGGTCGCTCGATCTGCTTTTTCTCGGCCGCTCCCTCTCATGCAAAACGTGCGGACGGTGTCCCGATGCCGAGGCCAACACAGGCACGGGGTGGGGCACCATCATGCTATATAGCTTCGTCTCTgaaaaggaggaggcacacacacacacacacacacaaaacgaaAATGTGTGGCAGAATGTTCACAAG
This genomic window contains:
- a CDS encoding putative folate/biopterin transporter, encoding MMMDRYGIDVARYQRLSPISSMGWSIKAFTAMLCDGFAFLGYTKRWYMFISCVGGAAFALIYGLLPAKEASANVAAAFIFLSSWGKANVDILSQGHYSRLMRQNPKPGPALVSWIWFWIMTGSLIATVMNGPLADAGKPQISIFVSAALQAITCVFYLFNWYGEKKNRVLRSEDALFILEETRKERERLGTELMDKGKTGAQDGGATKGKKSPQRSHSDEDVEGAVRDALNGSQHDHGDLVQDVYDDADADGEELAEDEVYYGKPPVPCLFGLFEANTEVISKNWKIFVYSAVMTCAVIAMLCCNILADTLGLLVACVVVSTICCATSFWALPLVIAKANVFAYLDKAVSIRVSGPLNAFYLNTYNCPGNLPNFTYTFYNTVAGVISSAVGVVAVTLFNFLFAKHSYRLTFIVTTIMQVLAVLFDIMMVKRWNLHIGIPDHAMYIWGYTVVGEVVYMLALMPLVVLLSRLCPRGSESVVYALMAGFASLGQTTAVSLGAILLEYGLPVFKRQDDGSHCNYENLPLLLFLCSMCTPLLAIPLSMILLPKARICDDIDVDGKVVRQAVDKQLAAAPVSSSDSDTVMAAEPLHGYKADERQAARS